The following nucleotide sequence is from Nautilia sp. PV-1.
TCTCTTATCATTCCTCCGCCTACTGCCGTAATAAGAGCCAAAAAAACAACTCCGTAAACGTTAAATCCTGAATTAAGCGCCACAATGCTTCCAGAAATAGAAAATGATACCAGCCCTATCGAATCGCTTATTAAAAACAGATCTTTTTTTTCAAAATCGTATTCATGCAGTTTAAAGTATATTCCAGTTACTATAACGGCCAAAACAATGCTTCCGGGTATTATATTTGTAAAAGAATATATTGCCCTGTCTGCCAAAACATCTCTGATAATACCGCCCCCAAGAGCCGTTAAAAATGCGCTTATGGCAATTCCCAATAAATCGAGCTTATTTCTGACACCTATGATAAATCCGCTTATGGCAAAAGCGATTATTCCAATAATATCGGTAATCTCTAACATTTTACCCTCTGTGAATGCGTTATGGCAACCGCTATAGCGTCAGTAATGTCAAGAGGTTTTATATCGGCTTTTATTCCGAGTATTCTTTTAACCATAAAAGCAACCTGCTCTTTTTTTGCTTTACCGTTTCCGGTAACCGCTTTTTTGACCTGTAAGGGTGTGTATTCGCTAAAATTTCCGTGTATCTGAAGTATTCTAAGAGAAAGCGCTCCTCTGAACTGCGCAAGTTTTAAAACTGTTTTGGGATTATAAGCAAAAAATATGTCTTCAATAGCCACTTCGTCAATGGAGCTGTCGTATATCATATCAATACCTTCTATAAGCTGTGAAAGCTGATACTGAAGCTCTTTTTCCGTAATTTTTATAAATCCTGCGTCTATAAGAGTAAGTTTCGGTCTGGTTTCTATAATCGCATAACCGCATTTTATGGTTCCCGGATCAATTCCCAATATTTTCATTAAAGCCTTTCACACTATGTTCAACAATTATTCACATGCTATTCACTATGTGAATGAAATG
It contains:
- a CDS encoding trimeric intracellular cation channel family protein, which codes for MLEITDIIGIIAFAISGFIIGVRNKLDLLGIAISAFLTALGGGIIRDVLADRAIYSFTNIIPGSIVLAVIVTGIYFKLHEYDFEKKDLFLISDSIGLVSFSISGSIVALNSGFNVYGVVFLALITAVGGGMIRDILINKIPFILKENFYGSVSIFVSIFLYIFGITDVNIILILIIGVIIRVIAHKKSWKLPTF
- the ruvC gene encoding crossover junction endodeoxyribonuclease RuvC — its product is MKILGIDPGTIKCGYAIIETRPKLTLIDAGFIKITEKELQYQLSQLIEGIDMIYDSSIDEVAIEDIFFAYNPKTVLKLAQFRGALSLRILQIHGNFSEYTPLQVKKAVTGNGKAKKEQVAFMVKRILGIKADIKPLDITDAIAVAITHSQRVKC